The window TCTGGTGACACTCAAACACAGTGAACTTAACTCTGGTCCAAGTAAAACTCAGCCACCAAGGCTAGAGGGACTGGAAAAAAAGTTGATATCTGATCATAAGCATTAGGTAAGCTAAGAGGGGTTTCCTGCTTGCTGCGAAGGCAACTGCTGGGGGAAGCTGGGGTGAAGGAGGAACTTCTCAGGCTTTACAGTCAGGGGCTGAATCTGTGTGCCTGACCTTCAGCCTGTACCTCTGCTTTCATGTTGCAATCATTCAGTCACTTCTGCTGGTGTTTGTTTGAAAGGCTGGAGGCCAAGAGCTAGACAAACTTTGGATTTAACTTTAATTCAGGATCAAAGGACAGAAGAGCAGCTCACCACTTCATCTGTCCTGCTTTTGGCTGAATGCCACAGTAACAGTCGGGGAGTCTGGGATTTAGAGGTGGTTTGTGTGCCCTAGATGTGAGCCTCACCTTGTTTGCCCAGCGCCCTCTGTGTCTCCTGCCCTACCACCAGCTTCCAAGTGGTGCCTGCTCATTCATGACCTGCCTATGGATGCTTTGCCTTAGACTTCATTCTCCTTCAGACTCAACTCTCTTCACTTTCTCTTCATATGCTCCTCAGACTACCGAACCCTTCCGAAATCATTACTAGTCAGTCCCAGCACTTTGTCCCACATTTTCCCAATGAGGAACCCAGAAGTCCTGCAGTCCATCCACTTTATTTgattctttcttcctcttcctcattcaatttggtctttttttcccttgcctttGGAGTGAGattcttcttttctgtgctcCAGTGGTCTTTGGAAGAATCACTGCGAGCTCAAGGTGTGAAACAAAGGCCATCAAATCCTTTAATAAATTTGTATAAAGTGAGAGGTACCGACTTTTCTAAATACAGATAACTTTTACTATAGGCTACAGTCTGAGGGTCATGTACAATAAAAAATGAtttagaaaagagaaatatgCTCAGGTCTCAGCACACAAAATAGGGGCAGTAAGTTCAATTGCAATGTACTTGTTTGCAAAATATAATACTGAGAGTATGATTCTATTTTTAAGAGTTAGAAAAAAacaggtcttttccagcctctttCTGATAAATATGGTATTGGATACCTTAGCAAGGAGCTTCCAGAGGCATGAGTGTTGCCAGATTTCTTTCAGGGCCCAGGGAACACAACAGTGGGCTGGGACCCTGAAGACTCACTGATTAACTGTGGCATAGGAATTCATTGAAAGATCAGGCTTCTTGGATTTGCTGATTCTGACCTTCTGACCACTGGAGCAAATGCTCCTCTTCAGAGATTAAAATGATTTTTGAAAACTTAAAGACACCCATCAGCAAACCAACTGGAAGAATAAGCTGATCTTAGTTATGGTGAGCAATCCATAAAATGCCAACTCATATCCATGAAATGTGTGTAATTACAGCAGATGGCCATCAAATTGCAGCCAAAATCTAAACCAGGAGAGGCAATAACAATTGTGACCTAGCAGAGTGTAAATACAGATATCAAAGTGACAGAAgtgaaaggaatattttttaaatccatgTTGCAAATATATACATAATATCAACCTAAAGTCATGTCCTAGGTGGCATAAATTGTGAACAGAAAGTGGAGGGGACTCAACCAATGCTACTCAAGTGGCCGTTTGCAGAACAAGGAGGAGACTTGTCTTGCCAACCCTTCCCTTGCATCGTTCTCTCCTGCCTCTCTACACACACTGCTTCAGCTCCATGGAGCCACAGGAGAGGCCTTACAGCACAAAATGTTCAGGAAAACCGCTTTGCTTGGTGAGGAATCGAGTGTCAAGGCTGGCAGGGTGCTGTGCATCATGGCTGGTTGCACGGGTGCAACAGAGTTGTGCAAATATACCAGCTCAGTGGTGTGAAGGGGTCATCCCTCCTCTCAAGCCATTGTTAACCTCACCTGACCCTAGCTAATGATGCCTTCTTCTCTCCTGAGAAACCTGTCTTCCTCTTAGATTTTGGCCCAAGAGTAAAAATTCAACTATGTCAAAATCTTAATAAAAATGAGAGAGAGCTGGCAGTTTATTGTGATGTGGAGACTCAGATCCAGGGAAGATGCTCAGCACCAGCCTCATGAGGTGCCTGGGCATCAAAACTGGAAAACTGCTGAGGCAGCACGCACTGACTGTAAGGTCTCTTTTATCACTGCAATGTCCTCCTGTCTCTAAAATAAAGCACTTGAATGTGCTATTTAGAGATACCAGGCAAACTTCTGGTCTTTCATAAGTAGCTAAAAATATAAAGACCAGGATACACTTCCTATTTTACTTCTTAATGCATCAGCTTGAGTTAGTGATAGTTTCTAGCTCTGGGTGTATCTTTTCTTGAGCAATTTATCGAAAAACCTAATTTGGTTTGCTAACACGCCCCTCAAATGCTCTCATCAGATTTTGAGGAGATACATTCAGACAGAATTGCAGACTCTTTGCTGGTCATGATCTGTACTGCGGATTTGTTTATGTGGATTTGTTTATGTGGGAAATTATTATCAGatccagagaaagaaaatgcaagtaACATGCAatcaatttctgctgcaaattttaacattttttggTTGCATGGCACTGAATAtgttgaagtaatttttaaatatttcgGGGGAGAAAAAGAGGGGTATGTGAGAATAATAGCTGTACAGTGCACTACCATGTGTCATATAgcaaatgaaaattattctgaGTAAAATTTGACAAACTTGTTAATATGTATGGTCTGGAGTAAAATACCTGTTCTTGGTCATTGATACTATCTAGCACATCCCAACTGAAAATGGATTCATTACTTTGTGGTAAGCTAAGTTAAACAGTCTTAAGCAGTAAAGTAGGCTACTTTCAACTTGCTGTGTACTTTGATCTATGTCACCAAACAACTTTATTAGAAAACTTGAAAACTTATGGATACTAGCACATTTATGGAGAAATAGGTCAAACACATGCCTCTAAACAAAGAGCAGGAACTGCTGGTGTGAAATTCAGGAATGACTGAATCAAGCAGGTTTGATCCAACTATCAAAAGTTTTCATTGTCTTGTTTGGCCAGCTGTAGACCACAGATAACAAACTCAGGCCTTTTTTGTAATAATCAAAAATTTATTGAgaatgtacagaaaaaaaaaaaaaaacccaaccatcAACAGAGGTATGCACTGCTCAGGGAAAAGGTTTGGGTATCTTACAGTCAATGTTGCTTTATAGTCAAAACTGAACTGTGTAATGTTTGCTAAGTTCAgtgtttaagaaaagatttgtttttcctgttcagACTGGTCTTTTTCAAATCATTCTTTATGCGTCTCCAatctaaaacagaaaaaaagagagtatTTTAATGTCCTTCCAATGAAAGAAGTACATAAGGCTATGATCACATTGATAGTGTTCATAAATAGTTATATTAGTTGGGAATTAAAAGTGCAGCAGTTAAAATACACAAAGGCAAGGGATTATTCTTGATCATGAGACTATCCATTTATCTATCCATTAAAGGAAACAGTAATGTAGAAGGTGCACTAAAATTAAAGTACTAATGTGACTACTACTACTGTGACAAAATGATAAACAAAGCTAACTTCTCTAAGAGGCAGTGGGCTTAACTTCAGCTGAAATTATTACTGAAATGTTTCAATTATTATTGAAATGTTCTGTGttcattttaaatatctccTTGGCCCTGTGGTCGAACCTGTTTGACATTGCCCAAGTTGTGCTGCTGTCCATCTACTGACAGTCTGTTGAATGGGATGATTTTCATAGCAGATTTCTTCATGGAGTACCACCGGTCACGCCAGGTTGCCCAGATAATGCCATTGTCAAATCCAGATGGACCAGCATCTTCTGATGTGTACACACCACCTAGGAAACACCAGGTGGAGCAAAACAGTCGGTtgctttctaaaatatttactgtgCCCATACATTTTTATGGTCCTGACACCTCCATGGCACCCCTGGGTGTCCTAACAGACCCTGTTCACTCCCTTTCTCTCCCTATTTTGTTTCTCTAAGGATTGATTCTCCCACTTTAGAATGGAGAGCAGTCGCAAATTCCTACTACTGGTGTTAGCAATTGCAAAGAATGGACCATGCCAGCTTTGGAAAATCCAGAAGGCAAAGTGTACTCTACATATGTGACTCATTTTCCCTTGTCACTGAAACGTGGTGTCCTGGATAGAAGCACTTAGAAGACACCTTACCTATATAATATTTGCCATTGAGGTGGCCAGCATGACATCTATTCATCCACCAGCCAGATCCGTCCTGCTCAGCACAGTTGCCTTCATAGTTATCGTTGTCATTGTCGTGGGTACTGAACCGCATGCCATTGTGGTAGGTGTAGGATTTATCACTCGGGTCATCCCCAAAATCGAATCCATCAAAGGCATCCCCGGCGTCCCCCCCGATGAAGTAGGCGTAAGTCAGGCGGTACTTGTCCTCTTCACTCCCCACTCTGAATACAGCGTagtcagcagtgctgggaacagagggcagggctgaaCATGAGCATGCTGCATTCCCAGAACATGCACAAGTGAAAAATGCATCAGTgctaaaacagcagaaaaggcaTTTATTGCATCGTAGCATTTtagaaggaattatttttatgtgACTTTGGGCCTCAGTTCAGTGACACACATCCAACCAACTTTTGTGCTCCAATACCAGACCTACTTTCTGACTACCAGTCTTTAGTGATGTATGAAATATCTACATTatcaacacacacacagacacacacacacacatatatatataaaatctcCCAGGTtcataataaaaatagaaataaaaaataaaataatagaacAGAACAGTGTAGACCAGACCTATAATAATCACGTAGTCCAAAGACAAAGAAACTTGAAGAGAAGAAACAGATTCCTTATCCTAATAAGTGAGTGCTGACAGCATGTGGCCTTCTGACAGGCACGTGTACCTGGCAAAAAGTAACATCCAGTGACTGCTGTAAGTTCAGGAGCCAAAGTAGTTTCATGCACACTTTATCTAAGGGTTCATAATTTTTTAGGAGCGACCTTTTATCAGCACAAACTGatgcagcagtgggagcaggaggtTTTAAGCtgtcattttcaaaagcatcatAAGCAAATACCTTTTTTTGCCACTCCAGTCCTCCAGCTCTATTCGTAAGGTGTATGGCAGAGTGGACTGTGTAGTTATTAAATGCATCTTTTCATTGCCCAGCCAGAACTCAGTGGTGTCATCTGGAGACAGATGTCCAAATCCTTCCTTGTACTGAACCCAATTTTTACTGAAGTCTTCACTCCCATCCAgtctctgggggaaaaaaacaagaacaccaaaaacaaaaataaaaataaaaataaaaataaaaataaaaacctcagTCAAAAAGATATGTATCATATGTAGGTAAATAAAAACAGTGCTCATGCAAAAAGTTTGTTTATAGCCATAATACATAAGTGACATACCCTTTGTAGTACTGTCCAGCCATTGCCATATGAATCAATCTCACAGTAGACTAGGAATGACTGCTTGGCTCTTTGAGGCTTGATAAAGTACAGTCCACTTTTCCTTGCACCCTTATTTGCAATGTCTTGACAATCTGAAGTAAAGATATTCCAAAGATCATTTTCAACCTAGTTACAATTCTATCCTTACATTTATTTCATATTGTAACTTTCTTAGTGCAAGGAATGCAACCTATCTAAATACCATTGTTGCTATTTAGTCCACATACTTCAATGTCATTGCCATAAAAAACCCTGCTGAGGGTCACACATATTTTGGGATAATCGCATTTTGGCCAAAAACACCAAGCAAGTACTAAGTTCCACCTGAATCCTTGCCTGAAGAGCACCTAACTCGTACTGACTAGTTCTATAATGTGCAATTTTATGTATCTTTGCAGTAGTCCATGACCCATAGGATTCCAAGTAAATCATTGCTGTGATGCCAAGCGGCAGCACTCCTAGGTGAATTAACCCTCCACCATACAGGAAACATTCTGCACACCTCTTCCAGTTGTCTCCAGAATTTCAGTCCGGTCCTTGCACGGCTCCTGGCAGAGGGACTCAAGCTGGGCAATCTTCTGTTTCAGCTCTGTGATCCTGTTGCCGTTCATTATGTGCGCGTCTGTCAACTGTCTGGACAGAGAGACACAAAAATGGGTTGTTGTATCTGCTGTTTGGGAATGGGTAATACTCATTCATTTCCCTGGACACATGCCTCATGGATCTAACGTGCTGCTACATGCACGTGCCTCTCTCAGCACTGGTATTCAGAGTTAAGGACAGGCAAAACGGGAAAGCACAGGCTTAACCTCATGCAAAACCTCACCATATGCAAAACTTGACTCTAATCAGCAAAACTCTAACCAGTAATTAATGTATTAATACAACTCTATGGAAAGTTTTACTTTGCTCTCCTGATGTAAAGGATAAACTCCTCTTCAATTATGGATGTATTTGTAAAACATAAGTGCTCTAAATAAACCGCTGTAAGTGTCAGAATGACTAAATAATATTTGACATAATGCCATAGAAGTGGAGATCTGTCAAAAAACATATCCTTACGATTTAGTAACATTAATGatgttttcaattttatttccaatgTCAATTTATAAAAGACTATCACTAAGTTTATAGTTACTTATGATTTAGAACTAGGTAATTAAGCCAATTAGCTAATTGAGCTAATTTTATGGATGTATGCAGGAAAATTGGCCAGAGTAAATGATTGCACAAACATTCCACATGCTCTGCTTTACAGCAAAAACCCATGACCTCCAAAggtcatgaaaaaaaatttagggatagctggcacagcaggagaaatataaataaaaatatttccaggctTCATGGCATTCTTATCTTGCAATTCTTGCACAATTTACAGTTTATCCAGGTGAGCAGAGAATTCAGTATCAGATCCTCATGATCCTTTTGTGTCTTCCTAGGCAGCTGCTAATGGCAGTGCGGGCAGAACTGTCCGCAAGAGCACAAAAAACCTTTCTGAGAAAGGCTTTTTGGCACTTgacaaaagaacagaaagaaaacaatttgtATTGTCACTGACAAAAGAAGTGAAAGATACCTACTGTATAGTAGTTTCATGAGACAATATAGTGTTTTCATATCTAGTAATTTCTTCAATTATTTTCCTGGACTTTTGAGTGAAATCATCAATTGAATCTGTAAAACAGAAAAGGTACAAAACAATTGTAGTtaggcaaattaaaaaaaaagaaaaccacataaataatatttttcagttgTGTACTTATTTTTATATGCTCACTTGGTAATGTCTGCTTTTCTGAAGGATAGAGGTCTTGGATGTGTTGGATCAGATGGCCTGATGTTACTGTGGCATTAGAAATCCGCTGCAAAAGACTCTCCATTTCCAGCAGGTCACTATCCACAGTGGATTGGTATTTACTAAAGAAATCTGCAATGCCACAAGTTGTTGGGCAGAAGCTACCCTAAGGAGTAAAGAAACACAGTTGGCAAACACAGTTTGCCCCTCATGTTTCAGGGGCAAAGCAAGCAGAGCAGAATGTTTGGGCAGAGGAACTTTCAGTCACTGCTGACACAAATGATAAAGGATAAAAAAGGGCAGGCATTCGCAGCAGACTTTGTATCTGAAATTTCAGAGGCAGTTTACTGTCGTACTACATGCACACAGCAAGAAAACAGTGCATGCCAATATTGTAGCATCTGCTGGTGCAGCCTCCCATACACTCTTATCAAGTATATCCTGCTATCAGTAAATGACAGGTTTAAGCAAAGCGCACTTAATAAGTACTGAAAACAACGATGAGGTTCAAATGATAACGCTAGTTAATAATCACCATAGAAAAGCTTTAGCTACATTCTtaagataaaagaaaattgttCAGGTACTTACAAATCTGTCATCCAATATGCAGCAGTTTTCTCTGGTAGCAATGTactgaagagaagaaagagggcTGGTTTTAGTGGATTTTCTCCAAGACCACTTTCTGCGCTAGCACGCAGTTTCCTAAAGGCTGTCTCTTCACTTACCGCCACGCTGGTAGaaaagagcagggagaggagagaccccaggggagcccagctgcacagcctcAGCCCCATCACGTCTGTCCCACCAGGTGCACTTGTGCAGTCAGCAGCCGAGAATGTTCAACCCAACGCAGGGTGGCAGCAGTTTAAGGCAGCAGGCTGAAGCTGGGGGCGGGCACTGGGAGGTGGTGGGAAGAGGTGGGGTAGGGATCTGAGGTTGATTCCCAGAATTTGCACATACACTCCTCCCATTTTCAGAACCTGCTTTGCACTTAGTCGCCTGATCTCTGCCCCAGCCAGGTCTCAGGGGAGGCAGGAAGGTGAGACAAGGCGCTACACCCAGTCACAAGCATAATCAAACTCACACATCGCTTCGTAACGGGGGCTGGCAGAAGTTTCACTCTAATAGCACAGGGAAAAGCCACAGTAGCAATCTCAATTATCTGTACCAGCTATCAATTGCCTAACAACAAATGATATTTTAGGATTATTTCCTGCCACAGATCTCTACATATTTTGCAAAGAGACAACACCATTTTCCCTATTCTGTGGATGACAAAACCGAGGCAGAGAAAGGTGTGAAGTCATTGGGCAGTGGCGTATCTGGAAAAGAAGTCTGTGGTACTTCTCACAGGCAATGAATGTTCCCTATCTTTCAACTCAGTGAGTCCATTCCAATTACTTTGGTCAATGCTTCCTTGCTGGGGAACCAATGTTGTTGGAATCTGCCTTATTCAATACTGCTACAAGAGTGCTAACAAGCCCTGTCTTCTGCCATGGGCTTTGTTCCAGCAAATTACTTCAGTATGTCCTTTTGCAGGCTCTCTATTGGGAGCATTAACACCTTTCCACTCATGACCTAGATCTGGTGTGTGAACTACAGCTTCTGCAGAGAAAGTCTGATTTTGTGCCTGTACAGCACGATGTCTGATAAGGCAGTGTTGAATGAGGCTTTTGACTTCATTACATGTTTGACCAGATGATGAGAAGAACAGTGAGAATGGGACTCAGGGATAAATCTGTTGTTACTGGGGTCAGCTTTGTGATTTCAGGCAAATGACTTCGTCTCTGTACAGCAGGATCAATGTTTCAGCTTGGCTAAATAGGGATtttaaaaatgggagaaaaacatTCTATAGGAACTAGAttattagaaaattaaatatgatTATGCCCAGAAACATGGAGAGTTCCTGACCTGTATATCCTCTTTTAATCTGGtcaaatcaaatcaaacagAAGCCTCCCATCATGTTCAGTGATCTACCCACATATTGCCAGAAGGAAATGTGAGCGTTTAAGATGCTAAAAATCAATCTGATGTGACACTTAAGTGAGGCTGAAGCATTGTTCCTGGGAGAGTCAGCTTTCCAGTAACTGTACTGATGACCAGTGAGTTAGTTGCCAGGCTGCCAAAAGTCTTTTCCAAAGGATGACCGACACTAAAGGTTTGTCTTTCCAAATCTGGTATTAATTACCTTCAAGAGCTATGTGCAGAATGTGCTCTTGTTGACCTTACTGATACAAATAGGACGTTTCCACCTTTTACAGAGTTACTTCTGTTTCCTAAAGtgtgaaaataaagtaaatagGACTGGGTAGAAGTCTATCTGCTGTTGTATTTTTTACTGTTGCTTCACTGGTGCTTTAACATGGACTGAGGAAGCCATGGCTGAACCTCCTTGTCACTGCTGCTCATACACCAAGCCTGCTTTGCTTCGTCTCTGCAGCTCATGACACAAGGGTCCAAAGGGTCCTAGAGATACCATTCCAGGGGCTCTGCACCAGCAGGATTCCCTTAGATATGACAAGATAGCACGAGTGGGTTGCTGGTACGAACTTTGTTAAGTAACAGCTTTAACACAGATGTACACTGCAGAGTACAGATGGGCACGTACTGTTCGTGATGCAATAGGTGAACCCCGGAGCACAGTTCAGGTATCCCTCATCCTCTGACAGAATAAAGAACACATCTTTCCCTTTTGTCGCTAGAAGTAGTACATATAGGCTTGAAACTCTATCAGAAGACTATTTGgtagcagaaaatgaaaaaaaaaaaaaaagtctcgTGTTCCTAGGCaagaatttcaggagtcagAGAAGATCACAACAGTGAACTCTAGCAGTAAAAGCCTAGTTCACATCTTGAGTTAAAAGCCCCaagattttataattaaagTATGAGAATGGCTATAATGACATAATAACATTATATAAATAGAGTTTAAACATTCAAGGTAAATGTTTAATTGgtgggaaaaacaaaaggatCATTTTCCTTACAAATGGGTTAGGAATAGGAAACCTGAATTTTCAGGCAGATGCTTATGTTACAGAAAATTATCATATTTACATTCATGAAGGAGTCAATTTTCAACATTGCCTCAATGATTACCAAATATTTGCACACTGCAATTATAAGTGTTGCTTAGCTGAATTTGTGGTTACAACTGCGGTACTTCTCAGCAGAAGATGTAAATATTTAAACCTCAGgaaatttttgtttgctttaccGATTACATGGTCATGAATAATTAATCATTTCACATATgtgcttctttttccttttcttctgttatTACACCTTTCATTACTTAGAAAGATCTTAGTCCTACTTTTAATTAAGTTGAAAGCAATACATATTCTTAGTGGAATCACTATGTGGTAGTTTTCCTCTCCTACATACCATTTGGTCTTGGTGGGTCCTGGCTGCAAAACAGCTGACCCACTTACCAAACCAGTGTGCTAGAGACCTAATTGTACCCTCAGATGTGTCCAGCCTAATTTAGCCACGTTGGTTTTCTGGCCAgtgttttctttccagtaaGTCTGTTTGCTGGTTTGGTAACAGATGAGGAACAATTCCCGATAGCACAGGTGGAAGGAAGAGTTCTCAAATTCAGTGTACTCTTTTCCTGCAATTTATTTTTGAGGAGAGAGTAAAGATCATTATTTGTTTGAAAGAGCTTTCTTCAACTCAGTATTGATTAGTATTTTTTGTCAGCC is drawn from Haemorhous mexicanus isolate bHaeMex1 chromosome 4, bHaeMex1.pri, whole genome shotgun sequence and contains these coding sequences:
- the FGG gene encoding fibrinogen gamma chain, coding for MGLRLCSWAPLGSLLSLLFSTSVAYIATRENCCILDDRFGSFCPTTCGIADFFSKYQSTVDSDLLEMESLLQRISNATVTSGHLIQHIQDLYPSEKQTLPNSIDDFTQKSRKIIEEITRYENTILSHETTIQQLTDAHIMNGNRITELKQKIAQLESLCQEPCKDRTEILETTGRDCQDIANKGARKSGLYFIKPQRAKQSFLVYCEIDSYGNGWTVLQRRLDGSEDFSKNWVQYKEGFGHLSPDDTTEFWLGNEKMHLITTQSTLPYTLRIELEDWSGKKSTADYAVFRVGSEEDKYRLTYAYFIGGDAGDAFDGFDFGDDPSDKSYTYHNGMRFSTHDNDNDNYEGNCAEQDGSGWWMNRCHAGHLNGKYYIGGVYTSEDAGPSGFDNGIIWATWRDRWYSMKKSAMKIIPFNRLSVDGQQHNLGNVKQIGDA